CGCAAAGTATTGGGTAAAATCGGCAACTCTCTTCCTTTTATATGAAAATCCCCCCATCCCCCCTTTACCAAAGGGGGGTTAAGGGGGGATTTTCATGTTTCGTTGTGCCCGCGCAGGGCACGGGGGTTATTTGCTGGTTTGCTATCGTTCATCGTTGCAGCACCTCGGCCACCTCCTGGGCGAAATACGTAATAATAATGTCGGCCCCGGCCCTCTTGATGGAGATCAGCGATTCCATCATGGCCTTTTCGCCGTCGAGCCAGCCGAGGTTTGCCGCCGCCTTGATCATGGAAAACTCGCCGCTCACGTTATACGCCGCCACAGGCAGATCGAATTCCTCTTTTGCCCGGCGGATGATATCCAGATAGGGGAGGGCCGGTTTTACCATCAGGATGTCGGCTCCCTCTTCCACGTCGAGGTTCATCTCGCGGATAGCCTCATCGCTGTTGGCCGGGTCCATCTGGTAGGACTTGCGGTCGCCGTATTGTGGTGTGCTTTCAGCGGCCTCGCGGAAGGGTCCGTAAAAACAGGAGGCGTATTTGGCTGCATAGGCCATCACGGGCAGCGTTTCATAGCCCGCTTCGTCCAGCGTCTCCCGGATCGCACCGATCTGGCCGTCCATCATTGCCGACGGCGCGACCATATCCGCACCTGCTTTGGCATGGGAAAGAGCCGTCTCGGCCAACACCTCCAGCGTGGAATCGTTATCCACATCTCCTTTTTCGATCATGCCGCAATGGCCATGATTGGTGTATTCGCAAAGGCAGACATCGGTAATGACCAGGATATCGGGAACCTTCTCCTTGATCCGGCGCACCGCCCGCTGCACGATCCCGTCGCGGGCAAAGGCGCCCGAGGCCACCTCGTCCTTCTTGTCGGGAATGCCGAAGAGGAGCACTGCCGGTATGTCCAGCTCTTTGGTCTTCTCGACTTCTTTGACAAGATTATCAATGGAGAGCTGGAAATTGCCGGGCATGGAGCTGATCGGCTTCTTTACTCCTTTGCCTTCCACCACGAAGAGCGGATAGACCAGATCGTTGACGGATAACGCCGTCTCGCGCAGTAGCCTGCGGAAATTCTCGTTTTTTCTGAGCCTTCGGGGCCGATAATCGGGAAAATACATAACTCCTCCTTTAAT
Above is a genomic segment from Deltaproteobacteria bacterium containing:
- the hemB gene encoding porphobilinogen synthase, with translation MYFPDYRPRRLRKNENFRRLLRETALSVNDLVYPLFVVEGKGVKKPISSMPGNFQLSIDNLVKEVEKTKELDIPAVLLFGIPDKKDEVASGAFARDGIVQRAVRRIKEKVPDILVITDVCLCEYTNHGHCGMIEKGDVDNDSTLEVLAETALSHAKAGADMVAPSAMMDGQIGAIRETLDEAGYETLPVMAYAAKYASCFYGPFREAAESTPQYGDRKSYQMDPANSDEAIREMNLDVEEGADILMVKPALPYLDIIRRAKEEFDLPVAAYNVSGEFSMIKAAANLGWLDGEKAMMESLISIKRAGADIIITYFAQEVAEVLQR